DNA from Leucobacter aridicollis:
CGGCCTCGAGCAGGATCTCGCGCGAGTGCTCTCCGACAAGCGGCGCTCCTCGCGTAATCCGCGGCGGCGTGCGGTTGAAGCGGTACGGAAAGCCGGGGGTACGGACGGTGCCCTCGGTGGGGTGCTCGTACTCGACGAAGGTGCCGTTGTGGGCGACCTGCGGGTCGTTGACCAGCTCCTCATAGCCGTAGACGGGGCCCACCCAGATGCCCGCGGCGCCGAGCTTTTCGAGCCAGTGGGCGGTCGTCTCCCGGATCAGTCGATCTTGCACGCCACGGTACAGCTCATCGCGCTTGCTCCATCCCTCAACCTCGCCCGTCCAGCCCACGAACCCGGTTTCTCCGATGAGCTCGCCGAGCGTCTCGGGCTCGGCGAACGCGAGCGCAATGAATCCGTCCGCTGTCGCAAAGATGCCGTAGGGCGCGCGAATATAGCTGTGCGCGTGGGGCTCCGCCGAGCGCGCCTGCGCCACTCCGCCGACCGTGTGCACCGACAGCTCTTGCATCTGCAGCGTCGTCACTGCGTCGAGCATGTTCACCGTGACAAGCTGCCCCTCCCCTGTTCGCTCACGGTGCAGAAGTGCAGCGAGCACACCTTCGAAGGCGGTCGACGCGGTGATCGCGTCGGCGAGGAATTGGCCGGCGGGAGTCGGCGGCTCGCCCTCGCGACCGGCGGACAGCAGCGCGCCGCTCATCGCCTGCAGCAACAAGTCCTGGCCAGGCCGGTCGCGGTACGGGCCATCCTCGCCGTAGCCTGAAATCGACACGTAGACGATGTTCGGGTTAACCGCGCGAAGTGACTCATAGTCCACTCCGAGCCGCGCAGCGACTCCCGGCCGGTAATTCTGCAGGAACACATCAGC
Protein-coding regions in this window:
- a CDS encoding CaiB/BaiF CoA transferase family protein, with the translated sequence MTTPAPAVLAGYRVLDCSIAMAGPFAAQRLGDLGADVIKVEPTRGEWQRHTAAGGAPGNKINVSFLSLNRNKRSVALDLKADDGRDALLALVAEADVFLQNYRPGVAARLGVDYESLRAVNPNIVYVSISGYGEDGPYRDRPGQDLLLQAMSGALLSAGREGEPPTPAGQFLADAITASTAFEGVLAALLHRERTGEGQLVTVNMLDAVTTLQMQELSVHTVGGVAQARSAEPHAHSYIRAPYGIFATADGFIALAFAEPETLGELIGETGFVGWTGEVEGWSKRDELYRGVQDRLIRETTAHWLEKLGAAGIWVGPVYGYEELVNDPQVAHNGTFVEYEHPTEGTVRTPGFPYRFNRTPPRITRGAPLVGEHSREILLEAGLAADRIDALIADGAVAETVLEPSAARPSAPYRRGGEA